A genomic stretch from Antarcticibacterium flavum includes:
- a CDS encoding MATE family efflux transporter produces MKAPLKNKYTEGKILNSLISLALPIIFANILQTTYQLIDTFWLGRLGANAVAAVSLSFPLLFLVLSLGSGLTLAGTVMVAQYKGAENQKMVDFSSSQSVFLILIISAILALISFYSAGPLMRIIGAGPEIYDDSVAYFKVSSLGFVFLFLFFIFQSLMRGIGNVMLPVYVILFTVFLNLILDPLFIYGYGPVPGFGVAGAAVASVVTQGLSALIGLVILFRGKSGIKINVNSMRINMENLKRTFNIGFPASIEQSTRALGMTMMVILVTSFGSDIVAAYGIGARILSFIVIPALGLAIATTSLVGQNIGARKIKRAEKVANLSNKVAFFGLTGMGLLLFIFAEPLTAFFIPNDPEVIQDGALFIKIMAPSFGLLGVQQVTNGVFNGAGFTKASMLISILSLWIVRFPLAYVLSYNTSLSYEGIWWAFPISNLIAAIAAFSYFKMGYWKMRAFRYRN; encoded by the coding sequence ATGAAGGCTCCGTTAAAGAATAAATACACAGAAGGCAAGATATTAAACTCCCTTATAAGCCTGGCGCTTCCCATTATTTTTGCCAATATCCTCCAAACAACGTATCAATTAATCGATACTTTTTGGTTGGGACGTCTTGGGGCCAACGCGGTGGCGGCGGTAAGTTTGAGCTTTCCCTTACTTTTCCTGGTGCTTTCCCTGGGCTCGGGCCTCACCCTGGCAGGAACTGTGATGGTAGCACAATACAAGGGCGCCGAGAATCAAAAAATGGTGGACTTCAGCTCTTCACAAAGCGTCTTTTTGATCCTGATCATTTCGGCAATATTGGCACTTATCAGTTTTTATTCCGCAGGGCCACTTATGCGAATTATTGGTGCGGGACCGGAAATCTACGATGACTCTGTTGCTTACTTTAAGGTGTCCTCCCTCGGCTTTGTATTTCTCTTTCTGTTTTTCATTTTTCAGTCCTTAATGCGGGGTATCGGCAATGTGATGCTGCCGGTGTATGTGATCCTGTTCACGGTATTCCTAAACCTTATCCTCGACCCCCTCTTCATCTACGGATATGGTCCCGTACCGGGATTTGGAGTGGCAGGTGCCGCAGTGGCCAGTGTGGTTACTCAGGGTTTATCTGCTTTAATAGGTCTTGTAATCTTATTCCGCGGAAAAAGCGGAATAAAGATCAATGTCAACTCCATGAGGATCAATATGGAAAACTTAAAACGCACTTTCAATATTGGTTTCCCCGCAAGTATAGAACAATCTACAAGAGCTCTTGGAATGACCATGATGGTAATCCTGGTAACCAGCTTCGGCAGTGACATTGTGGCGGCATACGGGATTGGTGCCCGCATCCTGAGTTTTATTGTGATCCCTGCTCTGGGACTGGCCATCGCCACCACTTCCCTGGTGGGGCAAAATATTGGGGCCAGGAAGATCAAACGGGCAGAGAAAGTGGCTAATTTGAGTAATAAGGTGGCATTCTTCGGATTAACAGGAATGGGCCTATTACTGTTTATCTTTGCTGAACCCCTTACCGCGTTTTTCATTCCCAATGATCCTGAAGTTATTCAGGATGGCGCACTTTTTATAAAAATCATGGCTCCCAGTTTTGGGTTGCTTGGTGTGCAGCAGGTGACAAACGGGGTTTTCAACGGAGCAGGATTTACGAAAGCCTCCATGCTTATTTCCATATTAAGCCTCTGGATCGTGAGATTTCCCCTGGCCTACGTCCTCTCCTACAATACCTCCCTGAGCTACGAAGGCATATGGTGGGCTTTTCCAATTTCTAATTTAATTGCCGCCATTGCAGCTTTTAGTTATTTCAAGATGGGCTACTGGAAAATGAGAGCATTCAGATACCGCAATTAA
- a CDS encoding 2-isopropylmalate synthase: MSNGKVEIFDTTLRDGEQVPGCKLNTVQKLKIAEELDSLGVDVIEAGFPVSSPGDFKSVQEISKLVKNASVCGLTRAVKKDIEVAAEALKFAKRPRIHTGIGTSDSHIKYKFNSTREEIIVRAREAVSYAKNFVDDVEFYAEDAGRTDNEYLARVCTAAVEAGATVLNIPDTTGYCLPEEYGKKIKYLKEHVKNIDKVTISCHCHNDLGLATANAIAGIMNGARQIECTINGIGERAGNTALEEVVMILRQHPTLNLHTNIQPKLLYALSNLVSREMGMFVQPNKAIVGANAFAHSSGIHQDGVIKNRETYEIIDPADVGVTESAIILTARSGRAALAYKAKKMGYELTKLQLDIVYAEFLNYADHRKEVADTDLHEIMSISFKNRAIA; this comes from the coding sequence ATGAGTAATGGAAAGGTAGAAATATTTGACACGACATTACGGGATGGCGAGCAGGTCCCCGGCTGCAAATTAAACACCGTTCAAAAATTAAAGATTGCTGAAGAACTCGACTCCCTGGGAGTTGATGTTATAGAGGCAGGTTTTCCTGTTTCCAGCCCCGGCGATTTCAAATCTGTACAGGAAATTTCCAAACTGGTAAAAAATGCATCTGTTTGCGGACTCACCCGTGCTGTAAAAAAAGATATAGAAGTAGCTGCTGAAGCACTTAAATTTGCGAAAAGGCCGCGTATTCATACCGGCATTGGCACCTCAGACTCTCATATAAAATACAAGTTCAATTCTACCCGTGAGGAGATCATCGTACGGGCCAGGGAGGCTGTTTCATATGCTAAGAATTTTGTTGATGATGTGGAATTCTATGCTGAAGATGCCGGCAGGACAGATAATGAATATCTTGCCCGGGTATGCACGGCAGCCGTTGAAGCCGGCGCAACTGTATTAAATATTCCCGATACTACCGGTTACTGCCTTCCCGAGGAATATGGAAAGAAGATCAAATATCTAAAGGAACATGTAAAGAACATTGACAAGGTGACTATTTCGTGCCATTGTCACAATGACCTGGGACTGGCTACAGCCAATGCCATTGCGGGAATAATGAACGGCGCGAGGCAAATTGAATGTACCATTAACGGGATTGGAGAACGTGCAGGAAATACCGCTCTGGAGGAGGTTGTGATGATCCTTAGACAGCATCCTACTTTAAATTTGCATACCAATATACAGCCTAAGTTGTTATACGCCCTAAGTAATCTTGTCTCTCGTGAGATGGGAATGTTTGTACAGCCTAATAAGGCCATAGTAGGGGCCAATGCCTTTGCCCACAGCTCAGGTATCCACCAGGACGGTGTCATCAAGAACAGGGAAACCTATGAGATCATAGACCCGGCAGATGTGGGGGTAACAGAGTCGGCTATTATATTAACTGCACGAAGCGGCAGGGCTGCCCTGGCATATAAAGCCAAAAAAATGGGCTATGAATTGACCAAGCTTCAGCTTGATATCGTCTATGCAGAATTCCTGAATTACGCCGACCATAGAAAAGAGGTGGCAGATACAGACCTGCATGAGATCATGTCCATATCATTCAAGAATAGAGCTATAGCCTGA
- the leuC gene encoding 3-isopropylmalate dehydratase large subunit, with translation MKKTLFDKIWDAHVVESIPNGPDVLYIDKHLIHEVTSPQAFNELRERKIPVFRPEKTVATADHNTPTLDQHLPVKDLLSRKQLKELTQNCEENNINLYGLGHPFNGIVHVMAPELGITQPGMTIVCGDSHTSTHGAFGTIAFGIGTSQVAQVFASQCVLVEKPKKLRVNVNGKLKPGVLPKDVILYIISQLGTNSGTGYFCEYAGNVFEEMSMEGRMTVCNMSIEMGARGGLIAPDETTFEYVKGREFAPKGEQFERLKKKWKTLKTDAGAEFDKEFFLDAEDIEPMITYGTNPGMGIKLTGNVPLNGGKSAAKALEYMGFIPGESLLEKQVNWIFIGSCTNSRIEDFRTAAAYIKGKQKAANVNALIVPGSRKVAEQIKAEGLQQIFEDAGFTLRQPGCSACLAMNDDKIPAGEYCVSTSNRNFEGRQGQGARTILASPLTAAATAIAGKITDFTKNLN, from the coding sequence ATGAAAAAGACCTTATTTGACAAGATATGGGACGCCCATGTGGTGGAATCAATTCCCAACGGGCCGGATGTTTTGTACATTGATAAACATTTGATCCACGAGGTGACCAGCCCCCAGGCTTTTAATGAGCTGCGGGAGCGTAAAATTCCCGTTTTCCGGCCAGAAAAAACGGTTGCCACAGCAGATCATAATACCCCCACCCTGGACCAGCATTTGCCTGTGAAAGACCTGCTCTCAAGAAAACAGCTTAAGGAACTCACTCAAAACTGTGAAGAAAATAACATAAACCTGTATGGGCTGGGCCATCCTTTCAATGGGATCGTTCACGTAATGGCTCCCGAGCTGGGGATCACCCAACCGGGAATGACAATTGTTTGTGGGGACAGCCACACCTCCACCCACGGTGCTTTTGGAACAATTGCCTTCGGAATTGGAACCAGCCAGGTAGCCCAGGTTTTTGCAAGCCAGTGCGTGCTGGTCGAGAAACCGAAAAAACTGCGGGTGAATGTAAACGGAAAATTGAAGCCGGGAGTTCTTCCCAAGGATGTGATCCTTTACATTATAAGTCAGTTGGGCACAAATTCCGGCACCGGGTACTTCTGCGAATATGCAGGAAATGTATTTGAGGAAATGTCCATGGAAGGCAGAATGACCGTTTGCAATATGAGTATTGAGATGGGAGCCCGTGGCGGATTGATCGCGCCAGATGAGACTACTTTTGAATACGTGAAAGGCCGGGAATTTGCACCAAAAGGAGAACAATTTGAAAGGCTGAAGAAAAAGTGGAAAACTCTTAAAACGGATGCAGGAGCTGAATTTGATAAAGAATTCTTCCTTGATGCTGAAGATATTGAACCTATGATCACCTATGGGACAAACCCCGGAATGGGAATAAAATTAACCGGAAATGTGCCACTCAATGGAGGCAAAAGTGCTGCAAAGGCACTGGAATATATGGGCTTTATTCCCGGGGAATCTTTGCTGGAAAAGCAGGTGAACTGGATCTTTATTGGCTCCTGTACAAACTCCAGGATTGAAGACTTTAGGACGGCAGCTGCCTATATCAAGGGAAAGCAAAAAGCGGCCAACGTTAATGCCCTTATCGTCCCGGGTTCTAGAAAGGTAGCAGAACAGATCAAGGCAGAGGGCCTACAGCAAATTTTTGAAGATGCCGGTTTTACCTTACGGCAACCGGGATGTTCTGCCTGCCTTGCGATGAATGATGACAAGATCCCGGCGGGAGAATATTGTGTTTCTACCAGCAACAGGAATTTTGAAGGCCGGCAGGGACAGGGAGCACGTACTATCCTCGCCAGCCCGTTAACAGCTGCCGCCACGGCCATTGCCGGGAAAATAACCGATTTCACCAAAAACCTCAATTAA
- the leuD gene encoding 3-isopropylmalate dehydratase small subunit encodes MEKFIQLQDTAVPLEIENIDTDQIIPARFLKATDKAGFGENLFRDWRFDKEGCLNPGFSLNNSQYKGSILVAGDNFGCGSSREHAAWALKAYGFKVVVSSYFADIFKANALNNGILPVQVSAGFLAELFTHIQEEPSTEILIDLGKQKISLTATQESERFEIDPYKKICMINGLDEIDFLLSKLQAIKEYEQKQLAL; translated from the coding sequence ATGGAAAAGTTTATACAACTTCAGGATACCGCTGTGCCTTTGGAGATCGAAAATATCGATACAGACCAGATCATTCCTGCGCGTTTCCTGAAAGCTACAGATAAGGCGGGCTTTGGTGAGAATTTATTCCGGGACTGGAGGTTTGATAAAGAAGGATGCCTCAACCCGGGCTTCAGTCTGAATAATTCGCAATATAAAGGTTCAATCCTGGTAGCGGGAGATAATTTTGGATGTGGTTCCAGCAGGGAACATGCCGCCTGGGCTTTGAAAGCTTATGGATTCAAGGTGGTAGTCTCCAGCTATTTTGCAGATATTTTTAAAGCAAATGCCCTTAACAACGGAATACTTCCGGTACAGGTATCAGCCGGATTTCTGGCAGAACTATTTACGCATATTCAGGAAGAACCTTCCACAGAAATATTGATAGACCTTGGAAAACAAAAAATTAGCCTCACAGCTACGCAGGAATCTGAAAGATTTGAAATAGACCCATACAAGAAGATCTGTATGATCAATGGTCTTGATGAAATTGATTTCCTTTTAAGCAAATTGCAGGCAATAAAAGAATACGAACAAAAACAATTAGCCTTATGA
- the leuB gene encoding 3-isopropylmalate dehydrogenase, translating into MKLKIAVLPGDGIGPEITKQAVKVLKAVAERFDHDFQFEEAIVGAAAIDATGDPLPPETLELCAGADAVLFGAIGHPKYDNDPNAKVRPEQGLLNLRKGLGLFANIRPVKAYTKLLDHSPLRPERIEGADLVIYRELTGGIYFGEKSTSEDGKSATDVCTYSVEEIERLTHLAFKAAQKRRKRVTLVDKANVLETSRLWRKTVADISSEYTDVSLDFLFVDNAAMQMILDPKQFDVILTENMFGDILSDEASVIGGSIGLLASASVGEKSALFEPIHGSYPQATGKGIANPVASILSAAMLLEHFNLHKEAKAVRDAVEESLHMNVCTQDLNKNNYYSTEKVGDFLEGYIIEAGNMRLNNENLSLGQMTII; encoded by the coding sequence ATGAAGTTGAAAATAGCAGTGTTACCGGGAGATGGAATAGGCCCTGAGATAACAAAACAAGCAGTAAAAGTATTAAAAGCGGTTGCCGAAAGGTTTGACCATGATTTTCAATTCGAGGAAGCCATAGTGGGAGCTGCTGCCATAGATGCAACGGGAGATCCCCTGCCACCAGAAACCCTTGAACTCTGCGCGGGAGCAGATGCCGTTCTTTTCGGGGCTATAGGTCACCCGAAATATGACAATGACCCGAATGCCAAAGTAAGGCCGGAGCAGGGACTTCTTAATCTTAGAAAAGGGCTGGGTCTCTTTGCCAATATTCGTCCCGTGAAAGCCTATACAAAACTCCTGGACCACTCGCCCCTGCGGCCGGAGCGTATAGAGGGTGCAGACTTAGTGATCTACAGGGAACTCACCGGCGGAATATATTTTGGTGAAAAGAGTACCAGTGAAGATGGGAAAAGCGCAACCGATGTTTGTACCTATAGCGTAGAAGAAATCGAAAGATTAACCCATCTGGCCTTTAAGGCTGCGCAAAAAAGAAGAAAAAGAGTAACACTGGTTGACAAGGCGAATGTTCTCGAGACCTCCAGGTTATGGAGAAAGACGGTGGCAGACATTTCAAGCGAATATACCGATGTTTCCCTGGATTTTCTTTTCGTGGACAATGCTGCGATGCAAATGATCCTGGATCCAAAACAGTTTGATGTGATCCTTACTGAAAATATGTTCGGTGACATTTTATCAGACGAGGCAAGTGTAATTGGCGGAAGTATTGGCTTACTGGCATCGGCTTCAGTAGGTGAAAAAAGCGCACTGTTTGAACCTATCCACGGTTCTTATCCACAGGCAACAGGAAAAGGTATCGCCAATCCTGTGGCTTCCATTCTTTCTGCAGCAATGCTTTTGGAGCATTTTAATTTGCATAAAGAAGCAAAAGCGGTAAGAGATGCTGTTGAGGAGAGTTTGCATATGAATGTTTGCACTCAGGATCTTAATAAAAACAACTATTACTCCACAGAAAAAGTAGGCGATTTCCTGGAAGGTTATATTATAGAAGCCGGAAATATGAGGCTTAACAATGAAAACCTTAGCCTGGGCCAAATGACTATCATTTAG
- the ilvA gene encoding threonine ammonia-lyase IlvA: METTETETRTYTPQLEAVKEAARRISKVSVLTPLSHSLTYSRKYEANVSLKREDLQQVRSYKIRGAYNKIASLSKSQLEKGVICASAGNHAQGFAFACNNFGVKGTVFMPETTPRQKVEQTKMFGGEWITVVLKGDSFDDSYKEAVKIGREESKVFIHPFDDEKVIEGQATMGLEILEQADAPVDYVFAPLGGGGLLAGLSSMFRQLSPNTRIIGVEPEGAASMTYSLSEGRVTELQEIERFVDGAAVQKVGFRNFDLCRQNLDAVVTIPEGKICQTILDLYNHDAIVAEPAGAMALSALDLYAEEIKGKNVVCILSGGNNDITRTAEIKERALLYSGLKHYFIVRFPQRAGALKQFVASVLGPGDDITHFEYSKKHHRQNGPAVVGIELNDPADFEPLVQRMKEQNFYGQYLNDNPDLFQFLV; the protein is encoded by the coding sequence ATGGAAACTACCGAAACCGAAACCCGGACATATACACCACAATTAGAGGCGGTAAAGGAAGCCGCAAGACGAATCTCAAAAGTTTCGGTTTTGACGCCCCTAAGCCACTCCCTTACCTATAGCAGGAAATATGAGGCAAATGTATCGCTTAAAAGGGAAGACCTGCAACAGGTGCGCTCTTATAAGATACGAGGAGCTTACAACAAGATCGCCAGCCTTTCAAAGTCACAGTTGGAGAAAGGGGTAATTTGTGCCAGTGCCGGAAATCACGCCCAGGGTTTTGCTTTTGCCTGTAATAATTTTGGAGTGAAGGGGACGGTTTTCATGCCTGAAACCACTCCGCGGCAAAAGGTGGAACAAACTAAAATGTTTGGGGGTGAATGGATAACCGTAGTCTTAAAAGGAGATTCCTTTGATGATTCTTATAAGGAGGCGGTAAAAATTGGAAGGGAAGAATCCAAAGTGTTTATCCATCCTTTTGACGATGAAAAAGTAATTGAAGGCCAGGCTACTATGGGCCTTGAGATCCTGGAGCAGGCAGATGCGCCTGTAGATTATGTTTTTGCACCTTTAGGAGGAGGCGGCCTGCTTGCAGGTTTGTCTTCCATGTTCAGGCAATTATCTCCCAACACACGTATAATAGGGGTGGAGCCGGAAGGGGCGGCTTCTATGACCTATTCTCTTAGTGAAGGCCGGGTTACAGAGTTGCAGGAGATAGAAAGGTTTGTGGATGGCGCTGCAGTACAAAAAGTAGGCTTTCGCAATTTCGATCTTTGCAGGCAAAACCTGGATGCGGTGGTAACTATTCCTGAAGGGAAAATATGCCAGACCATCCTGGACCTTTATAATCACGACGCAATCGTGGCAGAACCCGCCGGAGCCATGGCACTCTCTGCTCTTGATCTTTATGCTGAAGAGATCAAAGGAAAAAATGTGGTTTGCATCCTTAGCGGAGGGAACAACGACATAACCCGCACAGCTGAAATAAAAGAACGGGCATTATTATATTCAGGCCTTAAGCATTATTTCATCGTGCGCTTCCCCCAAAGGGCAGGAGCCTTGAAGCAATTTGTAGCTTCGGTCCTGGGGCCGGGGGATGATATTACGCATTTTGAGTATTCAAAGAAACACCACAGGCAGAATGGCCCTGCAGTGGTAGGCATAGAATTAAATGATCCCGCCGACTTTGAGCCCCTGGTGCAAAGAATGAAAGAACAAAATTTCTATGGGCAGTACTTGAATGATAATCCGGATCTTTTTCAGTTTCTCGTATAG
- the ilvC gene encoding ketol-acid reductoisomerase, with translation MSNYFNSLTLREQLAQLGTCRLMASEEFSEETAALTGKKIVIVGCGAQGLNQGLNMRDSGLDISYALREGAIKEKRQSWKNATDNNFQVGTYEELIPDADLVINLTPDKQHTGVIKAIQPYIKKNAVLSYSHGFNIVEEGMQIRPDITVIMVAPKCPGTEVREEYKRGFGVPTLIAVHPENDPNGIGLEWAKAYAYATGGHKAGVLESSFVAEVKSDLMGEQTILCGVLQTGSILSFDKMVAEGVEPSYAAKLIQYGWETITEALKHGGITNMMDRLSNPSKVRANRISEELKEILRPLFQKHMDDIISGAFSARMMEDWENDDKELLEWRAATENTAFEKTEATSEKITEQEYFDKGVLLVAFVKSGVELAFETMVEAGIIEESAYYESLHEAPLIANTIARKKLYEMNRIISDTAEYGCYLFDHSCKPLIKDYVNSLEPEVIGRSYSSSNGGTDNQELIWVNEAIRKHPVEIVGASLRKAMTAMKKIAA, from the coding sequence ATGAGTAACTATTTTAACAGCCTTACATTAAGAGAACAACTGGCACAGCTGGGAACTTGCCGGTTAATGGCAAGTGAGGAATTTAGCGAAGAAACAGCAGCTTTAACAGGTAAGAAAATAGTCATTGTAGGCTGCGGGGCCCAGGGTCTTAACCAGGGACTGAATATGAGGGACAGCGGTCTGGATATTTCCTATGCCTTAAGGGAAGGAGCAATCAAAGAAAAAAGACAGTCCTGGAAAAATGCTACCGATAATAATTTCCAGGTTGGAACCTATGAGGAGCTAATTCCCGACGCTGATTTGGTAATCAATCTTACCCCGGATAAGCAACATACTGGTGTAATAAAGGCCATACAACCATACATTAAGAAGAATGCGGTGCTTTCCTATTCCCACGGGTTTAATATCGTGGAGGAGGGGATGCAAATACGCCCGGATATCACTGTTATTATGGTGGCGCCAAAATGCCCCGGAACAGAAGTGCGGGAGGAATATAAACGCGGTTTTGGGGTACCTACCCTTATCGCGGTGCATCCGGAGAATGATCCCAATGGAATTGGGCTGGAATGGGCGAAGGCTTATGCTTATGCCACCGGCGGGCACAAGGCAGGAGTCCTGGAATCCTCTTTTGTAGCTGAAGTGAAATCGGACCTTATGGGAGAGCAGACAATCCTGTGCGGAGTGTTACAAACCGGATCAATTTTGAGCTTTGATAAAATGGTTGCTGAAGGGGTGGAACCTTCTTATGCAGCTAAACTTATTCAGTATGGATGGGAAACTATTACCGAGGCCCTGAAGCATGGTGGGATCACCAATATGATGGACCGGCTTTCCAACCCTTCCAAGGTAAGGGCCAACAGGATTTCAGAAGAATTAAAGGAGATCCTGCGGCCACTTTTCCAGAAGCATATGGATGATATTATTTCAGGCGCATTCAGTGCCCGTATGATGGAGGATTGGGAAAATGATGATAAGGAGTTGTTGGAATGGCGAGCAGCTACAGAGAATACGGCTTTCGAAAAAACCGAAGCAACTTCAGAAAAAATAACCGAACAGGAGTATTTTGATAAAGGGGTGCTGCTGGTGGCTTTTGTGAAATCCGGCGTGGAACTGGCTTTTGAGACCATGGTAGAGGCGGGGATCATAGAGGAATCTGCCTATTATGAGTCACTACACGAAGCACCACTTATTGCCAACACCATTGCCAGGAAGAAATTATACGAGATGAACAGGATCATTTCAGATACTGCAGAGTATGGCTGTTACCTGTTTGATCACTCCTGTAAGCCGCTTATCAAGGATTATGTGAACAGCCTGGAGCCGGAGGTAATCGGTAGGTCCTATAGCAGCAGTAATGGCGGCACCGATAATCAGGAACTTATTTGGGTGAATGAAGCTATAAGGAAACACCCGGTGGAAATTGTTGGCGCTTCTCTTAGAAAGGCTATGACAGCTATGAAAAAAATCGCAGCCTGA
- the ilvN gene encoding acetolactate synthase small subunit — protein MEKQNFTVSVYTENNIGLLSRIAAIFLKRHINIESITASKSEVNEVMRFIIVVEVTEEQVRKIVGQIEKQIEVIKAFYHTDEELIYQETALYKVRSSDFVDDFNIQDFIKETNARIVTVTPDFFVIEKTGKRRETEGLYEKLKPYGLMQFVRSGTIAVSKKEMPISEILEKFNTSNIAS, from the coding sequence ATGGAAAAGCAAAATTTTACAGTCTCTGTTTATACAGAGAACAATATAGGCCTGTTGAGCAGGATCGCAGCGATCTTTTTGAAAAGGCATATTAATATTGAAAGTATCACTGCCTCCAAAAGTGAGGTGAATGAAGTGATGAGGTTCATAATTGTTGTGGAAGTAACCGAAGAGCAGGTGAGGAAGATCGTGGGCCAGATAGAGAAACAAATTGAGGTTATCAAAGCATTTTATCATACAGATGAGGAGCTTATATACCAGGAGACAGCGCTTTATAAAGTAAGGTCTTCAGATTTTGTAGATGACTTTAATATCCAGGATTTTATCAAGGAGACGAATGCAAGAATAGTAACAGTTACCCCGGACTTTTTTGTTATAGAAAAGACCGGTAAGCGAAGGGAAACAGAAGGCCTGTATGAAAAACTGAAACCTTACGGACTTATGCAGTTCGTACGATCTGGAACAATAGCGGTTTCCAAAAAGGAGATGCCAATTTCGGAAATATTGGAAAAATTTAATACATCAAATATAGCATCATGA